Proteins from a single region of Noviherbaspirillum saxi:
- a CDS encoding ABC transporter permease, protein MNDTTPRVAIVNDATAIPLPEAPWRRLVRQYLKSRIAAIALLTLALLVVVALAAPVIAPQDPYDLASVSILDAEIPPGIASAGSDTSYLLGTDGAGRDMLSAILYGLRISIGIGVASAIFALLLGTCVGLVAAHFGGKIDAIIMRLVDLQLSLPAILVALVLLAALGQGVDKTLFALVIVQWAYFARNVRGAALVERQKEYVEAAIGQGLPSSRIMFRHILPNCIAPLVVTATLQMGHAITLEATMSFLGIGLPQTKPSLGLLISNGFEYMFSNKYWISMFPGVALVILVISINLIGDHLRTVLNPKLES, encoded by the coding sequence ATGAACGATACAACTCCTCGCGTCGCCATCGTAAACGACGCTACCGCGATACCGCTACCCGAGGCGCCTTGGCGCCGGTTGGTAAGACAGTACCTGAAGAGTCGGATCGCAGCCATTGCATTATTGACCTTGGCGCTACTCGTCGTTGTGGCGTTGGCGGCACCTGTCATCGCTCCCCAGGATCCATATGATCTTGCCTCGGTTTCGATCTTGGACGCAGAAATCCCACCTGGGATAGCGAGCGCCGGTAGCGACACAAGCTATTTGCTTGGAACTGATGGTGCCGGACGCGACATGCTGAGTGCGATTCTGTACGGCTTGAGAATCAGTATCGGCATCGGTGTCGCAAGCGCGATATTTGCTCTGTTGCTGGGTACATGCGTAGGTCTGGTCGCGGCGCATTTTGGTGGCAAGATCGATGCGATCATCATGCGCCTTGTGGATCTTCAGTTGAGTTTGCCGGCAATTCTGGTTGCACTTGTTCTCCTTGCAGCGTTAGGGCAGGGCGTAGACAAAACACTTTTCGCACTGGTTATCGTCCAATGGGCATACTTCGCCAGAAATGTACGCGGCGCGGCACTTGTGGAACGCCAGAAAGAATATGTCGAAGCGGCGATAGGACAGGGACTGCCTTCGTCCAGGATCATGTTCAGGCACATTCTCCCCAACTGTATCGCACCACTGGTTGTTACGGCGACCCTGCAAATGGGACATGCAATTACGCTGGAAGCCACCATGAGTTTTCTCGGCATTGGTCTTCCGCAGACAAAGCCTTCTCTCGGCCTCCTGATCTCAAATGGTTTCGAGTACATGTTTTCAAACAAATACTGGATCAGCATGTTTCCTGGTGTGGCGCTCGTCATCCTCGTCATCTCGATCAATCTGATTGGCGACCATTTAAGAACCGTACTTAATCCAAAGCTGGAATCGTAG
- a CDS encoding ABC transporter ATP-binding protein, translating to MGLLEVKNLVTEFRTPSGTAKAVDHISFSLGAGKVLGIVGESGSGKSVTAYSLMNLVDPPGHIAGGEVWFKGENLRAASKQRWNELRGDRIAMVFQDPMMSLNPVMKIGDQLSETLLIHHRSKRSSAEKIVENALKRVGIPAPVERMRAYPHELSGGMRQRVAIANAIVNQPDLIIADEPTTALDVTIQAQILYEMRCLTRESGTALIWITHDLSVVKDLADDICVMYAGRIVEQGPVDEIIENPRHPYTRGLIDSLPHAGTRGKRLYSIPGSTPPLLSLPAGCAFSPRCTRATSRCNTVPPVFADDARAHRCFHPIDTL from the coding sequence ATGGGACTGTTGGAAGTAAAAAATCTGGTCACTGAATTTCGAACGCCTAGTGGAACAGCGAAGGCAGTCGATCACATCTCGTTTTCGCTAGGGGCGGGAAAGGTTCTCGGCATTGTCGGCGAATCCGGTTCGGGAAAATCGGTAACCGCATATTCACTGATGAATCTAGTCGATCCACCGGGCCACATTGCGGGCGGTGAAGTGTGGTTCAAAGGCGAAAACTTGAGAGCAGCCTCGAAGCAACGCTGGAACGAGCTCAGAGGCGACCGCATTGCGATGGTGTTCCAGGACCCTATGATGTCCCTTAACCCCGTGATGAAGATCGGCGATCAGCTTTCGGAGACGTTGCTCATTCATCATCGCTCAAAACGCAGTTCTGCAGAAAAAATTGTGGAAAATGCATTGAAGCGGGTGGGCATTCCTGCACCTGTAGAGCGGATGCGCGCATATCCGCATGAGCTGTCCGGAGGCATGCGTCAAAGGGTCGCCATTGCGAATGCTATCGTCAATCAGCCGGATCTGATCATTGCGGACGAGCCTACCACTGCGCTCGATGTAACGATACAGGCACAAATTCTTTACGAGATGCGCTGCCTCACGCGCGAAAGCGGAACCGCATTAATCTGGATCACGCATGACCTGAGCGTTGTAAAGGATCTGGCAGACGATATTTGTGTCATGTATGCCGGACGCATTGTCGAGCAAGGACCAGTGGATGAAATCATTGAAAATCCACGTCATCCTTACACCAGGGGATTGATTGATTCTTTGCCTCACGCGGGAACGCGAGGCAAGCGACTGTATTCGATACCGGGATCGACACCGCCTTTGCTTTCCTTGCCGGCTGGATGTGCATTTTCTCCGCGATGTACTCGCGCGACAAGCCGATGCAACACCGTGCCCCCAGTTTTCGCTGATGATGCGCGCGCGCATCGTTGCTTCCACCCGATAGATACATTATGA
- a CDS encoding porin, which translates to MKKSLMILTVAGALLPAFAFAQTSVTVYGRLDVSIDHEKTQGRSSLTEQADNASRLGFKGVEDLGSGFKAVFGAEYGFDAGTGAFSTATNPFRNTYVGFTGGFGAVAFGRLDSANPTGSPLYSQVTKNVDFVVHDAGATAIGTSVLRARNRVSNAFGYMSPTYGGFNVRARYYLSGAAPAAIPGVAQEDDMKQFDIGLNYEQGPFTAGIGYGKDSKSAGFLANDFKNKWQAVASYDFGFINTYGFYGHDNHHVTTPTRRSSVDYWLVGVSAPFGGNNRVIANYMQKDVQSDRNGKLKRLQFGVSHGMSKRTSLYALADVQDPNSNVANNKIRVVSAGIQHNF; encoded by the coding sequence GTGAAAAAGTCATTGATGATTCTTACAGTAGCAGGAGCCTTGCTGCCAGCATTTGCATTTGCGCAAACAAGCGTTACTGTCTACGGTCGCCTTGATGTGAGCATTGACCATGAAAAAACACAGGGACGTAGCAGTCTGACCGAGCAGGCCGACAACGCTTCGCGTCTGGGTTTCAAAGGTGTGGAAGATCTGGGCAGCGGTTTTAAGGCGGTATTTGGCGCCGAGTACGGATTCGATGCAGGCACCGGTGCGTTCTCCACCGCAACCAATCCATTCCGCAATACTTATGTTGGCTTCACTGGTGGTTTTGGTGCGGTCGCATTCGGCCGTCTTGACTCCGCCAACCCGACCGGGTCGCCGCTCTATTCGCAAGTAACGAAGAATGTCGACTTCGTAGTTCACGATGCAGGCGCTACAGCGATCGGTACCAGCGTGCTGCGTGCTCGCAACCGGGTATCGAATGCGTTCGGCTACATGTCGCCGACTTATGGCGGATTCAATGTGCGTGCGCGTTATTACCTGTCCGGTGCCGCTCCCGCAGCCATCCCTGGCGTTGCACAAGAAGATGACATGAAACAGTTCGATATCGGCCTGAACTATGAGCAAGGCCCGTTCACGGCAGGAATCGGTTACGGCAAGGACTCCAAGAGCGCCGGATTCCTGGCTAACGACTTCAAGAACAAATGGCAGGCCGTCGCTTCTTATGACTTCGGATTCATCAATACCTACGGGTTCTATGGGCATGACAACCACCACGTCACTACGCCGACACGCCGCAGCTCGGTTGACTATTGGCTGGTCGGTGTGAGTGCTCCGTTTGGTGGCAACAACCGCGTGATTGCTAACTACATGCAAAAAGATGTGCAGAGCGACAGAAACGGCAAGCTGAAGCGGCTCCAGTTTGGTGTTTCTCATGGCATGAGCAAGCGGACTTCGCTGTATGCGCTGGCTGACGTTCAAGACCCGAACAGCAATGTTGCCAACAACAAGATTCGCGTCGTTAGCGCAGGTATTCAGCATAACTTCTAA
- a CDS encoding N-formylglutamate amidohydrolase gives MNRAINQIYSLHQPASSEAVIPLVFDSPHSGTVYPLNSGIVAPAAALRSTWDAYVDELWSAAPSVGASILAARFPRAYIDPNRSPLDIDPDLLADAWHEPLFPTERSKRGMGLVRRYALPGVPMYKDALSASEVRQRISQYYDEYHRVLRKLLDTAHQDFGAVWHIDCHSMKSVGNAMNVDNGSPRPDIVVSDRQGTSCDPAFTQWVAGRFKGLGYAVSINSPYLGGHIVTQYGNPSAGRHCLQIEFNRSLYMNESNFEKTAGFEKLKFDLLLFLAELARYVRKNTGISPSPVQGCA, from the coding sequence ATGAATCGCGCCATTAATCAGATTTACTCCTTACATCAGCCCGCCTCGTCAGAGGCAGTTATTCCATTGGTGTTCGATTCGCCTCATAGCGGAACGGTATATCCGCTCAATTCGGGTATCGTTGCGCCCGCAGCAGCCTTGCGTTCGACTTGGGATGCCTACGTAGATGAACTGTGGAGTGCGGCGCCATCGGTGGGCGCTTCGATACTCGCGGCCCGCTTTCCGCGTGCTTATATAGATCCGAATCGAAGCCCGCTTGATATAGATCCTGATTTGCTGGCGGACGCATGGCATGAACCACTTTTTCCTACCGAGCGTTCGAAACGCGGAATGGGTCTGGTTCGCCGTTATGCGCTTCCAGGTGTTCCCATGTACAAAGACGCACTGTCGGCAAGCGAAGTCAGACAACGAATCTCCCAGTATTACGACGAATATCATAGGGTACTTCGCAAACTTCTCGATACAGCGCATCAGGATTTTGGGGCAGTCTGGCACATCGATTGCCATTCGATGAAATCGGTCGGCAATGCAATGAATGTGGACAACGGCAGTCCCCGCCCTGACATTGTTGTGAGCGATCGCCAAGGTACCTCGTGCGACCCTGCATTTACCCAATGGGTCGCTGGAAGATTTAAAGGGCTCGGATATGCCGTATCCATTAATTCTCCTTACCTGGGCGGCCATATCGTCACGCAATATGGCAATCCTTCGGCCGGACGCCATTGTCTGCAAATCGAATTTAACCGTTCACTGTATATGAACGAAAGTAATTTCGAGAAAACAGCAGGCTTTGAAAAATTGAAATTCGACCTCTTGTTGTTCCTGGCCGAGCTTGCGCGATACGTCAGAAAAAATACCGGAATTTCTCCAAGCCCAGTCCAAGGGTGCGCTTGA
- a CDS encoding ABC transporter ATP-binding protein encodes MNAMLETRNLSKSFGLKRSTFARAASAVGLAKDNQKKVHAVDNVSLSVKPGEVLGLVGESGCGKSTFGRMVAGILPPTNGSITFEGKNATRASVENHLNVQMVFQNPYASLNPRLRVDQLISEAAQYHGILKPADAPQFVASLLQQVGLDPSYANRYPHQFSGGQRQRIAIARALSLNPKFVVCDEAVSALDVSVQAQILNLFMDLRESKGLTYLFISHNLAVVEYIADRVAIMYLGRIVEITDTKTIFKSANHPYTQALIADAPRLDAKVAEHRPIQGELPSPLNPPAGCPFHPRCQNATSRCKEERPALKEIAPMHFSACHLND; translated from the coding sequence ATGAATGCGATGCTCGAAACTCGAAACCTTAGCAAAAGCTTCGGCTTAAAGCGCAGCACCTTCGCACGCGCGGCAAGCGCGGTAGGGCTGGCAAAGGACAATCAGAAAAAGGTCCACGCCGTTGACAACGTGTCCCTCAGCGTGAAACCTGGTGAAGTCCTCGGACTCGTGGGTGAATCCGGCTGCGGCAAGTCGACCTTTGGACGGATGGTCGCAGGAATTCTTCCGCCGACAAACGGCTCGATTACTTTTGAAGGAAAGAACGCCACTCGGGCAAGCGTGGAAAATCATCTGAATGTGCAAATGGTTTTTCAGAACCCCTATGCCTCGCTCAATCCACGCCTGCGTGTAGATCAGCTGATTAGCGAAGCTGCGCAGTACCACGGGATATTGAAACCGGCCGACGCGCCTCAGTTCGTAGCGAGTCTATTGCAACAGGTAGGACTCGACCCTTCGTATGCCAACCGGTATCCGCACCAGTTCTCAGGCGGCCAGCGTCAGCGTATCGCCATTGCACGCGCACTGTCGCTGAATCCGAAATTCGTGGTGTGTGACGAGGCCGTATCCGCGCTTGACGTGTCGGTACAGGCCCAGATCCTTAACCTGTTCATGGATCTGCGCGAATCCAAAGGCCTGACCTATTTATTCATCAGCCATAACCTCGCTGTCGTCGAGTATATTGCCGACCGCGTGGCAATTATGTATCTCGGTCGGATTGTCGAGATTACCGACACCAAGACGATCTTCAAATCGGCTAATCATCCCTATACCCAGGCGCTCATCGCCGATGCACCACGGCTTGATGCCAAAGTTGCCGAGCATCGTCCAATTCAAGGGGAATTGCCAAGCCCATTGAATCCGCCAGCCGGCTGCCCGTTTCATCCTCGTTGTCAGAATGCAACCAGCCGATGCAAGGAAGAAAGACCGGCGTTAAAGGAAATAGCGCCGATGCATTTTTCGGCATGCCATTTGAACGATTAG